In Oncorhynchus clarkii lewisi isolate Uvic-CL-2024 chromosome 24, UVic_Ocla_1.0, whole genome shotgun sequence, one DNA window encodes the following:
- the LOC139382681 gene encoding extracellular calcium-sensing receptor-like, with protein sequence MCLCGWLWLLCCLPIPGCVWGQSGGEGGACRLMANPISGSVYRAGDVVIGGLFPVHVEAPLPEQEFRSIEGNVTCTIFYQRAYRWLQTMIFAVEEINRDPFLLPNLTLGFMAADTCLAEGTTLGAALAMVTGQDASVAGTECGATPEVPVIIGDARSSASIVVAQTLGPFDLPMVSYFASCACLSDNWRYPSFFRTIPSDAFQARGMARLLHQLGWEWVGLVSGDDDYGKFGVQMLLQDLQGSGVCVAYAEVIPKVPSQRRMKHIVDTIRGSTARVVVTFAISQDARALMEEVVRQNITDRQWIASEAWVTYSTLSSPKNLPSLAGTIGFALKKAVIPSLGPFLTRLRPDGDYQKSDPFLRELWEEIFGCSLGIDLSMTPSSRRQCTGSEVIGEGESQYADVSQLRASYNVYKAVYAIAHAIQDMVACSPGEGPFNSGQCPDVRKLQPSQIAHYLRRVNFSTPVGDLIHFDMHGDPPASYDIINWHVTHEGTAEFVQVGHFLSSVGVDDQFHINMEKVVWGGGSGDEVPVSICSAACPPGTRHAVQKGRPVCCFDCLSCAEGEISNTTGSVECSRCPERFWSNPDRTACVPQLVDFLSYSDTMGVILSVISVSGATLTAGALATFFYHRHTPLVKANNSELSFLLLLSLKLCFLCALVFIGRPKPWTCMLRHTLFGISFVFCISCLLSRTVVVLVAFRATLPGENLMRYFSPAQQRMGISICTLIQVLICVLWLALAPPRPAERGGREGRGPRVVLECEVGSVVGFSLVLGYIGLLASLCLLLAFLARKLPDNFNEAKFITFSMLIFCAVWISFVPAYVSSPGKYTVAVEIFAILASSFGLLFCLFAPKCFIILLRPERNTKKHMMSK encoded by the exons ATGTGCctctgtggctggctgtggctacTCTGCTGCCTCCCTATCCCTGGGTGTGTCTGGGGTCAGTCTGGAGGTGAAGGGGGGGCCTGTCGGCTGATGGCTAACCCCATCTCGGGCAGTGTTTATCGGGCAGGAGATGTGGTCATTGGAGGCCTGTTCCCCGTCCATGTGGAAGCCCCTCTACCAGAGCAGGAGTTCAGGAGTATTGAGGGAAATGTGACATGCACAAT TTTCTACCAGCGTGCTTACCGCTGGCTCCAGACTATGATCTTTGCGGTGGAGGAGATTAACCGCGACCCATTCCTCCTTCCTAACCTCACCCTGGGGTTCATGGCTGCTGACACATGCCTGGCAGAGGGTACCACTCTGGGGGCAGCCCTAGCCATGGTGACAGGCCAGGATGCCTCTGTGGCAGGCACAGAGTGTGGAGCAACCCCTGAGGTGCCCGTCATCATCGGTGATGCCCGCTCCTCAGCCTCCATCGTGGTGGCACAGACCCTCGGGCCGTTTGATTTACCCATG gTGAGTTATTTTGCCTCCTGTGCCTGTTTGAGTGACAACTGGAGGTACCCGTCGTTCTTCCGTACGATACCCAGCGATGCCTTCCAGGCTCGGGGCATGGCCAGGCTGCTGCATCAGCTGGGCTGGGAGTGGGTGGGGCTGGTGTCAGGGGATGATGACTATGGAAAGTTTGGGGTTCAGATGCTTCTCCAAGATCTCCAAGGATCTGGGGTTTGTGTCGCCTACGCAGAGGTCATCCCCAAG GTACCATCTCAGAGACGGATGAAGCACATCGTGGACACCATCAGAGGATCTACTGCCAGAGTGGTGGTGACATTCGCTATCTCTCAGGATGCACGG GCCCTGATGGAAGAGGTTGTCCGTCAGAACATAACAGACAGGCAGTGGATCGCCTCGGAAGCCTGGGTCAcctactctactctctcttccCCAAAAAACCTGCCCTCTCTTGCCGGGACTATTGGATTTGCCCTGAAGAAAGCTGTCATTCCCAGCCTGGGCCCTTTCCTAACACGCCTACGTCCTGATGGGGACTACCAGAAATCCGACCCCTTCCTGAGGGAATTGTGGGAGGAGATTTTTGGGTGTTCCCTGGGGATTGACCTTAGCATGACCCCGTCGTCCCGGCGACAGTGTACTGGTTCAGAGGTCATTG GTGAGGGGGAGAGCCAGTATGCTGACGTGTCTCAGCTGAGAGCCAGCTACAATGTGTACAAGGCTGTTTACGCCATCGCCCACGCCATTCAGGACATGGTGGCCTGTTCACCAGGGGAGGGACCCTTTAATAGTGGACAGTGCCCTGATGTCAGGAAGCTTCAGCCCAGCCAG ATTGCTCATTATCTGAGGAGAGTGAACTTCAGTACTCCTGTGGGGGATTTGATCCACTTCGACATGCATGGTGATCCGCCTGCCTCTTATGACATCATCAACTGGCATGTGACCCACGAGGGGACAGCGGAGTTTGTCCAGGTCGGCCATTTTCTGTCTTCAGTGGGAGTGGACGACCAGTTTCACATCAATATGGAGAAGGTGGTGTGGGGAGGGGGCAGCGGAGATGAG GTCCCTGTGTCTATATGCAGTGCTGCCTGCCCCCCTGGTACCAGACATGCGGTACAGAAGGGGAGGCCCGTTTGCTGCTTCGACTGTCTGTCCTGCGCTGAGGGAGAGATCAGCAACACAACAG GGTCAGTTGAGTGTAGCAGGTGTCCAGAGCGGTTCTGGTCCAACCCAGATCGTACGGCCTGCGTCCCACAGCTGGTGGACTTCCTCTCCTACAGCGACACCATGGGCGTCATCCTGTCCGTCATCTCAGTTTCCGGGGCAACGCTCACAGCTGGTGCCCTGGCCACCTTCTTCTACCACCGCCACACTCCCCTG GTGAAAGCCAACAACTCTGAGCTCAGCTTCCTGCTCCTGCTGTCACTCAAGCTCTGCTTCCTGTGTGCACTGGTTTTCATTGGCCGGCCGAAGCCATGGACTTGCATGCTGAGACACACCCTGTTTGGTATAAGCTTTGTGTTCTGCATCTCCTGTCTGCTCAGCAGGactgtggtggtgctggtggCCTTCAGGGCCACTCTGCCTGGAGAGAACCTGATGAGATACTTCAGCCCAGCTCAGCAAAGGATGGGTATCTCCATCTGCACACTCATCCAG GTGCTGATCTGTGTGCTGTGGCTGGCCCTAGCTCCACCCCGGCCGGCTGAGCGGGGCGGCAGAGAGGGTCGGGGGCCGAGGGTGGTCCTGGAGTGTGAGGTGGGCTCTGTGGTCGGCTTCTCTTTGGTGCTGGGCTACATTGGCTTGctggcctctctctgtctcctcttagCCTTCCTGGCCAGGAAACTCCCTGACAACTTCAACGAGGCCAAGTTTATCACCTTCAGCATGCTGATCTTCTGTGCTGTATGGATCTCCTTCGTCCCTGCCTACGTCAGCTCTCCTGGGAAGTACACAGTAGCTGTGGAGATATTCGCCATCTTAGCATCCAGCTTTgggctgctgttctgtctgttTGCTCCAAAGTGTTTCATCATCCTCCTGAGACCAGAGAGAAACACCAAGAAACACATGATGTCCAAATag